From one Caldithrix abyssi DSM 13497 genomic stretch:
- a CDS encoding UvrD-helicase domain-containing protein, which produces MQLTEEQKRALDFSRNISVTAGAGAGKTRLLVERFMEIAVKKYHGRPRLARKILAITFTNKAAGEMRERIARAVEEHLKNAEDPAAYQHLLGIRDQLNSVAISTIHSFCARVLREYPIEAGLPPDFSELDEMQTNMLMNRAIDQLFEQVNGEQDAEKRAAYFELFQHFDPQKVKVLLRRALLQPFEMAHIVRRFEQFADEQAYFDFVSELWLNAIRQLWPQQALRQVMTLAGHLSDRLLPGASNNAVKKHQHMVSLKTLVAKPELELEDFRKIIAALEAFTASSGKAYGSLRQFGGKKSWVAGSEEAILQLSEHSAHLLELKQNFDPGPPPQQADRRYYHLFKIILEMYRAAREFFEQLKTEIPGVDFEDLLIKTLRLLQNNEQIREELVRRYEFIMVDEFQDTNALQWQIIELLATEDGALQPHKIFVVGDPKQSIYGFRNADIRIFKTVKEKLALAAGVKNAPEYPGNVVLKNSFRFLPRLNAFINDLFADLLQPQAHNMYEVEFEPLVAQRTAMEKGRLELALLREEDGLNEEEYMAQTIDRLVRQEKVTCHERQGDEEVERPLTFGDIAILLRSRNALLAVEQSLRRWNIPFKTVKGVGFWQKQEIYDFYHLLHFLAAPSNDFYLVALLRSRLFLVPDHVLFLLNQQPGENYWQKLSGELDGPFDEGHRQKLLDIRALLRRWIEVRDAIPLGELLRMVLDDLKYRTLISAQINGEQLLANIEKFIDHVLRFNKSGMNGLLELIRQVELLIEEDSKEGEPQLNLDDRETVKVMTIHAAKGLQFPVVFVPYLNAKNVDNVRQAVFMEPEIGIAMPFRSDGPYQSKDFCLLNLLKAEKQKRELAEAKRIFYVAATRSSEHLFLSARIKNDAIQRTSVLEWLNEFFSRRGVDLLDRQTELFEAGDYRLHLVYGYEPQNREGEEIKGLFEGLEHLKGELQKPLDVDEKRLQLYRPLQERPGPIIFSATRLMTYVQDAQNYYQRYHLGFFESDYQLFADNIYQMDDSLVKGKIFHRFLDLLAENERDDDALLDRIFFEFEVFDGEKRAELEGEILALKEKIFQSSIGLQILQAAEARNELTVMMHLGQDFFTGTLDRIIKNKQGLWQVVDYKTNRISAAQVRELARQYEWQMKGYALLLSKLYPQQEHFPVALYFVHPDQLHEICYTSAEIEKIYAEFASLIEEIKTKYPVRG; this is translated from the coding sequence ATGCAGTTAACCGAGGAACAAAAGCGCGCGCTGGATTTTTCGCGCAATATCAGCGTTACCGCCGGCGCGGGGGCCGGTAAAACGCGCCTGCTGGTGGAGCGCTTCATGGAGATCGCCGTAAAAAAGTACCATGGCCGTCCGCGTCTGGCGCGTAAAATACTGGCCATTACCTTTACCAACAAGGCGGCCGGCGAAATGCGCGAGCGCATCGCCCGGGCCGTGGAAGAACACTTAAAAAACGCCGAAGACCCGGCCGCCTATCAGCACCTTTTGGGCATTCGCGATCAGTTAAATTCGGTGGCCATTTCCACCATCCATTCCTTTTGCGCTCGCGTTTTGCGCGAGTATCCCATCGAAGCGGGGTTGCCGCCCGATTTTAGCGAACTGGACGAAATGCAAACCAACATGTTGATGAACCGGGCCATCGATCAGCTGTTCGAGCAGGTGAACGGCGAGCAGGATGCTGAGAAGCGCGCGGCCTATTTTGAGCTTTTCCAGCATTTTGACCCGCAAAAGGTGAAAGTTCTGCTGCGGCGGGCGCTGCTGCAACCCTTCGAAATGGCGCATATTGTGCGACGCTTTGAACAGTTTGCCGACGAACAGGCCTATTTCGATTTTGTCTCCGAACTGTGGTTGAACGCCATCCGCCAGTTATGGCCGCAGCAAGCTTTGCGGCAGGTTATGACTCTGGCCGGACATCTGAGCGATCGTTTGCTGCCCGGGGCCTCTAACAACGCCGTTAAAAAACACCAACACATGGTTAGCCTGAAGACGCTGGTTGCAAAACCCGAGCTGGAGCTGGAAGATTTCCGCAAAATTATTGCAGCTCTTGAAGCTTTTACGGCCAGCAGCGGCAAGGCTTACGGCAGTTTGAGACAGTTTGGCGGCAAAAAGTCGTGGGTTGCCGGCAGCGAAGAAGCCATCTTGCAGCTCAGCGAGCACAGCGCGCATTTGTTAGAATTAAAGCAAAACTTTGATCCGGGCCCGCCGCCGCAACAAGCCGATCGCCGCTATTACCATTTGTTTAAAATCATTCTGGAAATGTACCGCGCGGCACGTGAATTTTTTGAACAGCTGAAGACGGAAATTCCCGGCGTTGACTTCGAAGACCTGCTGATTAAAACCCTGCGGCTGTTGCAAAACAACGAGCAGATTCGAGAAGAGCTCGTGCGCCGTTACGAATTCATCATGGTCGATGAGTTTCAGGACACCAACGCCCTGCAGTGGCAAATTATCGAACTGCTGGCCACGGAAGACGGCGCCCTGCAGCCTCACAAAATTTTTGTGGTGGGCGATCCCAAACAATCTATTTACGGCTTTCGCAACGCCGATATTCGCATCTTTAAAACGGTTAAAGAAAAACTGGCGCTGGCCGCCGGCGTAAAAAATGCGCCGGAATACCCGGGCAATGTTGTGTTGAAAAACAGCTTTCGCTTTTTGCCTCGTTTGAATGCCTTTATCAATGATCTGTTTGCCGATCTGCTGCAACCGCAGGCGCATAATATGTATGAAGTGGAGTTCGAACCGCTGGTGGCGCAGCGAACGGCCATGGAAAAAGGGCGCCTGGAACTTGCCCTGCTGCGCGAAGAAGACGGACTTAACGAAGAAGAGTACATGGCGCAAACCATCGATCGGCTGGTGCGGCAGGAAAAGGTTACATGCCATGAAAGACAGGGCGACGAAGAGGTGGAGCGCCCGCTGACTTTTGGCGATATCGCCATCTTGTTGCGCAGCCGCAATGCCCTGCTGGCCGTGGAACAGAGCCTGCGCCGGTGGAATATTCCGTTTAAAACCGTAAAAGGCGTCGGCTTCTGGCAAAAGCAAGAAATTTACGATTTTTACCACCTGCTCCATTTTTTAGCGGCGCCTTCCAACGATTTTTACCTGGTAGCGTTGCTGCGCTCCAGACTGTTTCTCGTGCCCGATCACGTTCTCTTTTTGTTAAATCAGCAGCCGGGCGAAAATTACTGGCAAAAGCTTTCGGGCGAACTGGACGGCCCCTTTGACGAAGGCCACAGGCAGAAGTTGCTGGACATCCGTGCGCTGCTGCGGCGCTGGATTGAGGTGCGCGATGCCATTCCGCTGGGCGAGTTGTTGCGCATGGTGCTGGACGATTTAAAGTATCGTACGCTGATCTCTGCTCAGATCAACGGCGAGCAACTGCTGGCCAACATCGAAAAATTTATCGACCATGTGCTGCGCTTTAATAAAAGCGGCATGAACGGTCTGCTGGAATTAATCCGCCAGGTTGAGCTTTTAATTGAAGAAGATTCGAAAGAGGGCGAACCCCAGCTCAATTTAGACGACCGGGAAACGGTAAAGGTAATGACCATCCACGCCGCCAAAGGATTGCAGTTTCCGGTGGTTTTTGTGCCCTATTTAAACGCCAAAAATGTGGACAATGTGCGCCAGGCCGTTTTCATGGAACCGGAGATCGGCATCGCCATGCCCTTTCGTTCCGACGGTCCGTACCAGTCGAAAGATTTTTGTCTGCTCAATCTGTTAAAGGCGGAAAAGCAAAAACGCGAGCTGGCCGAGGCCAAACGCATTTTTTACGTGGCCGCCACGCGTTCCAGCGAGCATCTCTTCCTTTCGGCCAGAATTAAAAACGATGCTATTCAGCGCACTTCTGTGCTGGAATGGCTGAATGAATTTTTCAGCCGCCGCGGCGTCGATTTGCTTGACCGGCAAACGGAGCTGTTCGAAGCAGGGGACTATCGGCTGCACCTGGTTTACGGGTATGAACCGCAAAACCGCGAAGGGGAAGAGATTAAAGGTCTTTTTGAAGGCCTGGAGCATTTAAAGGGCGAATTGCAAAAACCGTTGGATGTGGATGAAAAAAGGCTGCAGCTCTATCGTCCGCTGCAGGAACGCCCCGGGCCGATTATTTTTTCGGCCACGCGACTGATGACCTACGTGCAAGACGCGCAAAACTACTACCAGCGCTACCACCTCGGTTTTTTTGAAAGCGATTACCAGCTCTTTGCCGACAATATCTACCAGATGGATGATTCGCTGGTTAAAGGCAAGATTTTTCACCGTTTTCTGGATCTGCTTGCCGAAAACGAAAGAGACGACGATGCGCTTCTGGATCGTATTTTCTTTGAGTTTGAGGTGTTTGATGGCGAAAAACGGGCCGAGCTGGAAGGCGAAATTCTGGCCTTAAAAGAAAAAATCTTTCAATCGTCGATTGGACTACAAATTTTGCAGGCGGCAGAGGCGCGCAATGAGTTAACCGTGATGATGCACCTGGGACAGGACTTTTTCACCGGAACGCTTGACCGTATCATTAAAAACAAACAGGGATTGTGGCAGGTGGTGGACTACAAAACCAATCGAATTTCCGCCGCTCAGGTGCGCGAATTAGCCAGGCAGTATGAATGGCAGATGAAAGGCTATGCCCTGTTGTTAAGCAAGCTCTATCCTCAGCAGGAGCATTTTCCGGTGGCGCTCTATTTTGTGCATCCGGACCAGTTGCACGAAATTTGCTACACGTCAGCGGAAATTGAAAAAATATACGCAGAATTTGCCAGCCTGATTGAAGAAATTAAGACAAAGTATCCGGTAAGAGGATGA